One genomic window of Cuculus canorus isolate bCucCan1 chromosome 11, bCucCan1.pri, whole genome shotgun sequence includes the following:
- the TAMM41 gene encoding phosphatidate cytidylyltransferase, mitochondrial isoform X1: MAPPALSGSAVRFRRVLSQFPQELSLAFAYGSAVFPQAGAAAAHPEDNMLDFVFAVDDAVTWHMMNLLKNRSHYSFLKVFGPKQISTVQSYGAGIYYNTLVPCNGRIIKYGVISTDTLIDDLLHWKTLYVAGRLQKPVKILTQNENSKLQAALVSNLKSAVTAAFLMLPESFSEEDLYMQIAGLSYSGDFRMVIGEDRSKVQNIVKPNVTHFQKLYSNILQDCPQVVYKHHLGRLEIDKSPEGQFTQLMALPRTLQQKITSLVDPPGKNRDVEEILMQVAHDPDCGFVVHQGISGIVRSSSIVQSAKTILTAGAKKSIRYSMKKLYKMTKGWLRKTS; encoded by the exons ATGGCGCCGCCCGCGCTGTCGGGCTCGGCCGTGCGGTTTCGGCGGGTGCTGTCGCAGTTCCCGCAGGAGCTCAGCCTGGCCTTCGCCTACGGCTCCGCCGTATTCCCGCAGGCGGGAGCCGCGGCCGCGCACCCCGAG GACAATATGCTGGACTTCGTGTTTGCTGTTGATGATGCTGTGACCTGGCATATGATGAACTTGTTGAAGAACAGGAGTCATTATTCCTTCCTAAAAGTTTTTGGGCCAAAACAGATAAGTACTGTACAGAGCTACGGAGCAGGGATTTACTACAATACTTTAGTGCCATGCAATGGTAGG ataatAAAATATGGTGTAATTAGCACTGATACCCTGATTGATGATTTACTTCACTGGAAAACCTTGTATGTCGCTGGACGCCTACAAAAACCG gtgaaaataCTGACACAGAATGAGAATAGCAAGCTGCAAGCTGCTCTCGTTAGCAATCTGAAGAGCGCAGTCACAGCAGCCTTCCTCATGTTACCAGAAAGTTTCTCCGAAGAAGACCTGTATATGCAGATTGCAGGACTCTCCTATTCTG GTGATTTCAGAATGGTGATAGGAGAAGACAGATCGAAAGTGCAGAACATTGTGAAACCGAATGTTACTCACTTTCAGAAGCTGTACAGTAACATACTACAGGACTGCCCTCAAGTGGTATATAAGCACCATCTGGGGAGGCTAGAG ATTGATAAAAGTCCAGAAGGTCAATTTACACAACTAATGGCTTTGCCAAGGACTCTGCAACAAAAGATAACTTCTCTGGTAGACCCTCctggaaaaaacagagatgTGGAGGAAATTCTAATGCAGGTTGCCCACGACCCTGACTGCGGATTTGTGGTGCATCAAG GCATTTCAGGAATTGTGAGATCTTCCAGTATAGTGCAGAGCGCTAAAACCATACTGACAGCTG gAGCAAAGAAATCTATAAGATACAGTATGAAGAAATTGTATAAAATGACAAAAGGATGGTTGAGGAAGACATCTTGA
- the TAMM41 gene encoding phosphatidate cytidylyltransferase, mitochondrial isoform X2 → MLPESFSEEDLYMQIAGLSYSGDFRMVIGEDRSKVQNIVKPNVTHFQKLYSNILQDCPQVVYKHHLGRLEIDKSPEGQFTQLMALPRTLQQKITSLVDPPGKNRDVEEILMQVAHDPDCGFVVHQGISGIVRSSSIVQSAKTILTAGAKKSIRYSMKKLYKMTKGWLRKTS, encoded by the exons ATGTTACCAGAAAGTTTCTCCGAAGAAGACCTGTATATGCAGATTGCAGGACTCTCCTATTCTG GTGATTTCAGAATGGTGATAGGAGAAGACAGATCGAAAGTGCAGAACATTGTGAAACCGAATGTTACTCACTTTCAGAAGCTGTACAGTAACATACTACAGGACTGCCCTCAAGTGGTATATAAGCACCATCTGGGGAGGCTAGAG ATTGATAAAAGTCCAGAAGGTCAATTTACACAACTAATGGCTTTGCCAAGGACTCTGCAACAAAAGATAACTTCTCTGGTAGACCCTCctggaaaaaacagagatgTGGAGGAAATTCTAATGCAGGTTGCCCACGACCCTGACTGCGGATTTGTGGTGCATCAAG GCATTTCAGGAATTGTGAGATCTTCCAGTATAGTGCAGAGCGCTAAAACCATACTGACAGCTG gAGCAAAGAAATCTATAAGATACAGTATGAAGAAATTGTATAAAATGACAAAAGGATGGTTGAGGAAGACATCTTGA